The stretch of DNA tcacacacacacacacacacagatcagtgtgagctcatttgtctctctctctctctctctcacacacacacacacagatcagtgtgAGCTCTtttgtctctcgctctctctctctcactctcacacacacacacagatcagtgtgagctcatgtctctctctctctcacacacacacacacacacacacatacacagatcagTGTGAgctcatgtctctctctctctctctctctctctcacacacacacacacacacacacacagatcagtgtgagctcatgtctctctctctctctctctctcacacacacacacatacacagatcagTGTGAgctcatgtctctctctctctctctctctcacacactctcacacacacacacacacagatcagtgtgagctcatgtctgtctctctctctctctctctctctcactctcacacacacacacacacacagatcagtgtgagctcatttgtctctctctctctctctcacacacacacacacagatcagtgtgAGCTCTtttgtctctcgctctctctctctcacacacaacacacacacacacacacacacacagatcagtgtgagctcatgtctctctctctctctctctcacacacacacacacacacacagagatcagtGTGAGCTcatgtctgtctctctcgctctctctctctcacacacaacacacacacacacacacacacacggagatcAGTGTGAGCTcacgtctctcacacacacacacaccttctgcaGCTCCTCTATCGTCCGCGGCAGTGTGATCAGATCGGAGGATGATTTAATGTTGGTCTTGAGGTGATTCACGGCAGAATCGAGAGCGCTGAGCTGCAGAGACATGAACAGCATCACACTGACACTGACACACACGTGCTGTTCTCAGAGAGGAGCGTGTTACTCATCACACACACCTTCAGACTGATCTCGCTCAGGTTGGACCAGAGTTTGGCCAGGCCTCTGTCTCCGCTCTCCAGCTCGTCCAGCTTCAtctgtttgttcttcaggtcCTCGCTGAGCTTCAGGATCTCGTGTGATGAGAGCTTCTGACTGCTCTCCACTGTCAAACACCAACCACACCAACATCACAAccattaaaagggtcatatgttGCTGCTACAAATAACAtctttttgtgtatttggtgtaatgaaatgtttttatgcagTTTAATGTTCAGAAGCACATTATattccacatactgtatattattgtttctcttctatggcccgccttctgaaaagtgtcaatttttacaaagctcatcgttctgagaAGCGAGGTGTGCTCTATTAAAACATTCACAGATAGTGTTCAAATAGGGATCTGTAATATGTTCTAATGTTTTAAACAAGGTCTGTTCTGCTCAGCAAGACTGAATCTAAGTGTACAGAAAATGACCAAAACTTTGCTAACTTCACTCATATTATGCTTTGTTtgatataatgttacaaattctcagtcttaaatattttttaattgttattttattattatttttttaagacaaactgtaaaaatcacattttggCTGAATATGCATAAGTAAATAAATTGGCCAAATAAATGGGAAAACCGTGATCATTATTCAGCCGTCAGCCCAGTATTTGATTTTATTCGGCTTCGGCTAGTAATTCTGATCTGGGTGCATCCCTAGCGAAGCAGCTTGATGTGATGCTGACTTGAGCAGCGGTGGACGTACTGATGAGGATCTTCTGCTTCATGGAGCCCAGGTCCTCTTTGAGGGTGATCTGCATCCAGATGAGTCCGGCAGAGACCATGACACACGTCGCAAGAACCAGGAACACACACAGTGGGTAACAGAGCGAGCAGCACCGCAGCAAGACCCTgcagaacacagacaaacaccatctgaCCGTCTGACGCTCGTCTgcagaacacagacaaacaccatctgaCCGTCTAACGCTCGTCTgcagaacacagacaaacaccatctgaCCGTCTGACGCTCGTCTgcagaacacagacaaacaccatTTGACCGTCTGACGCTCGTCTgcagaacacagacaaacaccatctgaCGTCTGATGCTccagaacacagacaaacaccatctgaCGTCTGATGCTccagaacacagacaaacaccatctgaCGTCTGATGCTccagaacacagacaaacaccatctgaCCGTCTGACACTGGTCTgcagaacacagacaaacaccatctgaccgtctgatgctccagaacacagacaaacaccatctgaCCGTCTGACGCTCGTCTgcagaacacagacaaacaccatctgaccgtctgatgctccagaacacagacaaacaccatctgaCCGTCTGACGCTCGTCTgcagaacacagacaaacaccatctgaccgtctgatgctccagaacacagacaaacaccatctgaCCATCTGACGCTCGTCTgcagaacacagacaaacaccatctgaCCATCTGACGCTCGTCTGCAGAACACAAACACCATCTTATCGTCTGATGCTccagaacacagacaaacaccatctgaCCGTCTGACGCTCGTCTgcagaacacagacaaacaccatctgaCCGTCTGACGCTCGTCTGCAGAACAAAGACAAACACCATCTGACCGCCTGACGCTCGTCTGCAGAACAAAGACAAACACCATCTGACCGTCTGACGCTCGTCTgcagaacacagacaaacaccatctgaCCGTCTGACGCTCGTCTGCAGAACAAAGACAAACACCATCTGACCGTCTGACGCTCGTCTGCAGAAAacagacaaacaccatctgaCCGTCTGATGCTCTTCTGCAGAAAacagacaaacaccatctgaCCGTCTGATGCTCGTCTGCAGAAAacagacaaacaccatctgaCATCTGATGCTCGTCTgcagaacacagacaaacaccatctgaCCGTCTGATGCTCGTCTGCAGAAAACAAACACCATCTGACCGTCTGATGCTccagaacacagacaaacaccatctgaccgtctgatgctccagaacacagacaaacaccatctgaCCGTCTGACGCTCGTCAGCAGAACAAAGACAAACACCATCTGACCGTCTGACGCTCGTCTgcagaacacagacaaacaccatctgaCCGTCTGACGCTCGTCTgcagaacacagacaaacaccatctgaCCGTCTGACGCTCGTCTgcagaacacagacaaacaccatctgaCCGTCTGAAGCTCCAGAAAacagacaaacaccatctgaccgtctgatgctcgtctgcagaacacagacaaacaccatctgaCCGTCTGATGCTCCAGAACACAGAAAAAACACCATCTGACCGTCTGACGCTCGTCTgcagaacacagacaaacaccatctgaccgtctgatgctccagaaaacagacaaacaccatctgaACACCACATGACCGTCACGACTGTAAACACACTGCAAGGACCTGGTTTTCTACCAGATGTTTTGAGTTTATTACAGGTGAGTTCATAAGGTATTtgaactcaaatcaatattttgtgtccaGTTATCGGTGTATGTTTTGCCAATTTTCCCCCAACAACAAAGACAAACACCATCTGACCGTCTGACGCTCGTCTGCAGAAAacagacaaacaccatctgaCCGTCTCACGCTCCAGAAAacagacaaacaccatctgaCCGTCTGATGCTCGTCTGCAGAAAACAAACACCATCTGACGTCTGATGCTCGTCTGCAGAAAacagacaaacaccatctgaccgtctgatgctcgtctgcagaacacagacaaacaccatctgaCCGTCTGATGCTCGTCTGCAGAAAacagacaaacaccatctgaCCGTCTGACGCTCGTCTgcagaacacagacaaacaccatctgaccgtctgatgctccagaaaacagacaaacaccatctgaCCGTCTGATGCTCTTCTGCAGAAAacagacaaacaccatctgaCCGTCTGATGCTCGTCTGCAGAAAacagacaaacaccatctgaCATCTGATGCTCGTCTgcagaacacagacaaacaccatctgaCCGTCTGATGCTCGTCTGCAGAAAACAAACACCATCTGACCGTCTGATGCTccagaacacagacaaacaccatctgaccgtctgatgctcgtctgcagaacacagacaaacaccatctgaCCGTCTGACGCTCGTCTgcagaacacagacaaacaccatctgaCCGTCTGACGCTCGTCTgcagaacacagacaaacaccatctgaccgtctgatgctcgtctgcagaacacagacaaacaccatctgaCCGTCTGACGCTCGTCTgcagaacacagacaaacaccatctgaCCGTCTGACGCTCGTCTgcagaacacagacaaacaccatctgaccgtctgatgctcgtctgcagaacacagacaaacaccatctgaCCGTCTGACGCTCGTCTGCAGAAAacagacaaacaccatctgaCCGTCTGAAGCTCCAGAAAacagacaaacaccatctgaccgtctgatgctcgtctgcagaacacagacaaacaccatctgaccgtctgatgctccagaacacagacaaacaccatctgaCCGTCTGACGCTCGTCTgcagaacacagacaaacaccatctgaccgtctgatgctccagaacacagacaaacaccatctgaCCGTCTGACGCTCGTCTgcagaacacagacaaacaccatctgaccgtctgatgctccagaacacagacaaacaccatctgaCCGTCTGACGCTCCAGAAAacagacaaacaccatctgaACACCACATGACCGTCACGACTGTAAACACACTGCAAGGACCTGGTTTTCTACCAGATGTTTTGAGTTTATTACAGGTGAGTTCATAAGGTATTtgaactcaaatcaatattttgtgtccaGTTATCGGTGTATGTTTTGCCAATTTTCCCCCAACAACTTTCTTTCTCTTCTTAAACTTGAAAGCAACAAATCCAGCAGAAGAAACTGTGATCTTCATCACAGACGGCTCATCCCTCAcacttttatagtatttatagctgcaaatgtaataaaacatgccATGTGACTATGAGCAATGATTAACTCTAAATGAAGCACACTGCAGTGCATTTACACCTGAGCGCTCAAGTTACCAACCTGTgaaatgtcttttcattttaattagtcCTTCCCTGATGAGTCTATTTGTTAAGACACAATAATAACTGAACTGATCCTGCTGAGGAGCTTCATCTCAGCTCTTCTGTGTGGAAGCTGTTTTCTGACcattttaaattaatcaattCAATCATAAAAATGAAAACCAGTCTGATTAACAATTTCAAAAAACAATTTTCACTGCAATCTGGAGACAAGACTGAATCTTAAAACTTTCACATTTATTGATATTGATTTAAAATACTTTCCATACTTCTGATAGTTTGTATCTTTGTGTTTAGTAAATCTTTAGATGAAGAAACACTATTCACAATGAACCCAGAGGTCTCAGAggtttagggatgcaccggttgaccggccataaatcggaaccggactgtttttgtttaaaatacgcgatcggcgCCGATgtttctggaagaaaaaaaaatagggtaataattaacatctatatttttttacttagttattaatttattaacaatagTTATGtattttcattggctcaagtaaaaaaatatagatgtaaatctataaataatcaaataaaatgtttgtaatgAATCTAGCCAAAAGCCAggttggcctattaaataccaaataaacatcttatttatgcacattttccttttttcttgtttgttgcttaaagaaaaaaagaaagaaatggtaATCAtacagaataagacattaatatgtgcttaaataCTAGCAAACATACTGATAAGCAAATGGTTCATAGTGACTTGTGTTCCCTCATCTAAAGTGTAACTGTGTGGTTTATGATATTGTTCATGAAATATCTTCTGCTGAGATCCAGCTTTCACATACTGCTCATATTCACTGATGATCAAGAGTAAACCAAGTCAAATCACAAAGGTTTATCATCCGTTAAGCGAGAGTTGATTGCTTTATTACGTTCTTGTGGTGGATTATGTACATTAATTAGTTTCCTACATTATAAGTTGCTAAAGTCATGTTGATCAAAATGTATTCTATAGTTTTCTGTGCTTCAGTCTTagccctcaaaacatctagtctttactTCATCGTATAAGCAATTCAATGAAAAATGGTCGTTATAGTTTTCATAAACTGTCAAGCATTTTTTCTACACATTTCTATGAGTCTTTATAGAAATTTTCCAATAATTGTGCAGCAGAATCTTGACATTCACTACTGATGATCAGCTAATGATAAACCAGCTCATACAGTGTGGTTTCCGGTTTCCTTCTAATTTTGTATTTTCacctttgtgcccatatttccttttctatcACAACGACGTTGtaaggtgttgttgttgttttgtcagaCCACTAAAAAAGTACAGTAGTGTGTAACTTGATGTGACACACAGAAGAAGAGCTACAGTAACTGAATCTGATCATCAGAGAACACGAACAGAGTCACACTGACAACACGACCAATCATTCTTGATCTTGTTTGTCAACAATGACACAAGCTCTTTTCCTTCTGCTAGCACTGATGTGATCATCATTAGGGATGATTGGAGACAGTAGTATGTATCCGTGCACACTCACGCCCCGCCGAAGCCCCGCTCGTCTGCACCGGACTCGGACTCGCTCTCGGTGTCTGTTCCGGTTCCGCTTCCGGTCCCGGTCCGCAGCAGCCGGTGTCCGCTGCTCTGCTTGCTCTTCCTGCGGCTGTCGCTGAGGCCGATGAGCGCGTTTAGCTCCTTCcgcttcttcatcttcttctgcGGACTCATCTCCGAGCGGATCCGGTGGCGCTCATCTGAGGCGGACTCCTGCTGTTCTCGAACGCGTCGCTGGTTAACTCTCTTCAGGAGACGCGAGCCGTGTTAAAACCAGCATTAGCTTTGGCTTTAGCTCCAGATCGGTGTGAACCCTTCGATCAGCTCCAGTCCATCATATAAAGCCTGTTCGCTAGTTTCACTGAACTCTTCCTGTCGCGTCTCCTGAAGTcataacacaaataaaagcaaacatatcgtcttcttctttggtgttttattggcggttggcaaacACGTTTAAacgtgcattaccgccaccgtCTGGACTGGAGTGTGGATCAAGAACTACGCTTTATCTAGGATGGGGGAGAGAGGGTAAGGGTCCAAAAAATACCTTCCTCATATATACACAcaggggcgtagcagccattttaaaagtgggggggacagctgtatggtgatttgacccaaagctgatgttcataataaattctaaatagaataccaattggcattttactttttcaaatttgggaacatgacatgatagcttacaggaacctatttttgttaaatcatactcgaaatttaaaaatactgcaggactttgagaccaatgggagaccaactataatttttttttttttttttaagaaataaagatattttatgatatttacaatatttcagttgcactacatttgaacaataacttttttttttaacagttggacaaaaacaggtgttaaatgagtatacagattacatctacagtaattttatacaacatacattttatgaaaaatatgagacagataatctgttaaaaaatcaagctcctctggctcctcccagtggtcctattgccatttgcagaaatacatcactcccggtaaaaaaccaaaacaaccaatcagagctgcggtccgtaactttgtttgtgttcaaaatgtagaaaaatgtgtataataagcgagtacaccatgaatctattttccaaaccgtgtttttggcttgtcctgaatcactagggtgcacctataataagtgtttatattcggactattttagattgcttcgggggtaccgcggcggagtaacccagatacaaatctcacctgtacacattctggagaggttgagcaactgccccctctctctgccagtgacgtcacagcctgcctttcctgcagactagttaggacataaagtaacagttatgaattaaaataataaaatttgataaagtattttaagatattcgttgcaaaacaaatatgatttattgtgaaattataattttactccgggagcagcacgtagacaaacaaaagacagcagaaaccaataatattgttacgtcttatttagcagacgcttttatccaaagtgacaattaggagagcatttaacacactgaatccggcgcgacgtgacgaggtccatacgggttcaataggttaaatcataacatgaaaactttatcgctcgattcgtgtcatcgcgacatactgtaacatacttacagtgtgtgtttgaaaaaaggatgtaatcgtcctttacttttttctggggtgcattttatcccagacggcctaatagcaaagtgaacaaacgaacgaacgaaaattcagaagagcaacaagagatttgaagctcatagcagacgcgcccaggagatgattcgctctgtgattggctgaatgttacttcactcaaatctaagtaacaaatcagagaacactacaggaaatattcacgctggatcctaaaaaaaaaaaaaaaaattagcaggggtcagaatcacctgtttctaaaagtgcgggggacgtgtcccccccgtccccccccggttgctacgcccctgTTACACATACATATCTTtctcttcctttttcttttccccTTATTCTATATTCTCTTACTTAATTCACATTCTCTTATTAGGGTAATGATGTCATCATATATATCTTGTTAGCTGATGATTTCTCCAATAAACCTGACAAAGAAAAAGTCCTGTTTCACTTTCTTCATTGACTGGCGGTATCTTTCATTGTCATATTTTCCTCATTgaagaaataaatgtttaactgtttCTTGTTGATTACAGTGAATACATTTCCCAGTTGGGTGCTTAACAATTCTAAATAACGTACTATTAAGTCTAGTATGTCTAATTCTAAGACGTGTAATGATATTTCCTACTCTTTGATTCCTACTCTCCTTTCTCCCAACATcaaccagatatatatatatatatatatatatatatatatatatatatatatatatatatatatatatatatattttattaaacaaatgtcTACCTGTTTCATGATCGTCCCAGTATATCTGCCGTACTGATTGTGTATATGTTCTAATGTACACTTTAGCTTCTGCTTTACTTAATGGAATATGTAGATCTATTTGCTCTTATTTACTCTTTCAAGTGCTGAGAAACTATCAGatgacagtgttatttacttcCTTCTCTTCCATCCACTGTAAGGACAATAATATTGCCACTAGCTCTGTAGCATATACTGATAAATGGTTGGTTACTCTTttagtggataagacacatgcctttggtgtgagagacccggatcgaatccactgtgagacaccagtgTGTCCCTGAACAAGACACTTAATAGTTATTAACTTACATTTTCACGCAGTGTTGAATGATTACTATGTGAGTTgccaaatttgtttttgtttttacaattgtaatacataaactatataatgatgaaaaaagtacaacagttattgttttcataaTATTTACTATTGACAAttgttattttgtattgtaaAGAAGAAGGTTTGTATGACAACAAAAATGGTCATTACTAAAAATTtaacacaaatgtaaaataatatgtcatcaatttaattaaataaagattaattattattagagcaaaactataaaattataaatacatgaatgcatacacacatacaaaaaacaaaGCAGCCGAGAGGAATGATTTTCTGGTTTTAGactaaaattgaagacagaaagcagctggtaaatgcagtcactttaatattcaaatccagcaTCAAGATCCACCGccgatttatttctcaacagtttatgttcacatggctgttttcatttatattctcCAAGCTATTacgtattttgaaataatcttgtccatgATTTGTCCGTTCTACCGTCGAAAAGCCAGAATCAGCGATCGATGTTATTCTGCCCTTAGACAAAAAGATCTCACAAGCACTCATTTTAAACTTCTATAATATATTCCTCTAATAGTTATATGTTGATTCACCGGGGTTGTTTTAATGTAAAAGTTTCTGTATGtagacttttttttccttctagtATCAGAAGCGATCTCTCGTGTCAAACAGTCTTTTATTTTCACAGTTAAACAGCTCACAAACACCTGATTTAGccattgttgtgttctaatgggtggattgtgtgcatttgcggtaatattttattttaaaacgctCTTAACAACTATAAACTATTTTTTGTGAGCTTGCTGTGATACTGCGCTCGCTGATCGCAGCggtcatttctctctcgtctttctttctgttctttggccagagacattaattattaatgagatctggtttagcttgtcagtgtgaatgaaatctgtatttatatttatttgtccgTTCTCGCGCCGACAAGCCCGAGATTATTAATTGTAATTCAAGCCAGAGACTGTTCTTCTCAGTCAATATATTTCTAAAGCTGCTGATGACATGAAATGATCACAAGATGTCAGTAACAACTCAAGCATTTCattcatacaaagaaaacaatacataGGTTCATAAGTGAAGTTCTGTGTAATAAAGGGACAGGGAAGAGGTGCTGAACTACTGAAATGTATTGAATGCTTGGTTCAGGAGTCAGTGTTGGTGCTGACAGAAGGAGAAGCTAGTCTCATGAGCTGCTCAGGTGTTCTTCTTCAGATCCTGACACTTCTGTGGCTTCTTCGAGGAACTGTTCTACTGGACTCAAGGTGATTCACGCACATTCTAGCAGCTTTCATTTGTTTCTCTGAAACCAGTCGAGAGTTTTCTTGGCTGATCATTGTCCAGCCGTGTTTCCTCTTCATCATCCTGGTACTGTAGGTGTTAGCGCTGAGGCTAATAGTAATTACCCCTGAGTAAGGGCAGGATtgctttctaattactgataTATTTCTGCTGGTGTCTTGG from Carassius gibelio isolate Cgi1373 ecotype wild population from Czech Republic chromosome B2, carGib1.2-hapl.c, whole genome shotgun sequence encodes:
- the LOC127950460 gene encoding EF-hand calcium-binding domain-containing protein 14 isoform X1, coding for MSPQKKMKKRKELNALIGLSDSRRKSKQSSGHRLLRTGTGSGTGTDTESESESGADERGFGGAVLLRCCSLCYPLCVFLVLATCVMVSAGLIWMQITLKEDLGSMKQKILIMESSQKLSSHEILKLSEDLKNKQMKLDELESGDRGLAKLWSNLSEISLKLSALDSAVNHLKTNIKSSSDLITLPRTIEELQKSVASISSTVTSVQHDVSLIQSVVEERRAEDQLKDSANEEKPVNSSSCVTLKQELERLEDGVKQMKRSVLLQESSSSEQIQSVRFVLSDLSRRLSALDQSQSRDTCCPPVIQSKPVVLRSVNGLRYLHFRQCR
- the LOC127950460 gene encoding EF-hand calcium-binding domain-containing protein 14 isoform X2, with translation MSPQKKMKKRKELNALIGLSDSRRKSKQSSGHRLLRTGTGSGTGTDTESESESGADERGFGGAVLLRCCSLCYPLCVFLVLATCVMVSAGLIWMQITLKEDLGSMKQKILIMESSQKLSSHEILKLSEDLKNKQMKLDELESGDRGLAKLWSNLSEISLKLSALDSAVNHLKTNIKSSSDLITLPRTIEELQKSVASISSTVTSVQHDVSLIQSVVEERRAEDQLKDSANEEKPVNSSSCVTLKQELERLEDGVKQMKRSVLLQESSSSEQIQSVRFVLSDLSRRLSALDQSQSRDTCCPPVIQSKPVVLRSVNGLRYLHFRQ
- the LOC127950460 gene encoding EF-hand calcium-binding domain-containing protein 14 isoform X4, with the protein product MSPQKKMKKRKELNALIGLSDSRRKSKQSSGHRLLRTGTGSGTGTDTESESESGADERGFGGAVLLRCCSLCYPLCVFLVLATCVMVSAGLIWMQITLKEDLGSMKQKILIMESSQKLSSHEILKLSEDLKNKQMKLDELESGDRGLAKLWSNLSEISLKLSALDSAVNHLKTNIKSSSDLITLPRTIEELQKSVASISSTVTSVQHDVSLIQSVVEERRAEDQLKDSANEEKPVNSSSCVTLKQELERLEDGVKQMKRSVLLQESSSSEQIQSVRFVLSDLSRRLSALDQSQSRDT
- the LOC127950460 gene encoding EF-hand calcium-binding domain-containing protein 14 isoform X3, with protein sequence MSPQKKMKKRKELNALIGLSDSRRKSKQSSGHRLLRTGTGSGTGTDTESESESGADERGFGGAVLLRCCSLCYPLCVFLVLATCVMVSAGLIWMQITLKEDLGSMKQKILIMESSQKLSSHEILKLSEDLKNKQMKLDELESGDRGLAKLWSNLSEISLKLSALDSAVNHLKTNIKSSSDLITLPRTIEELQKSVASISSTVTSVQHDVSLIQSVVEERRAEDQLKDSANEEKPVNSSSCVTLKQELERLEDGVKQMKRSVLLQESSSSEQIQSVRFVLSDLSRRLSALDQSQSRDTMSSSRVDGL
- the LOC127950454 gene encoding uncharacterized protein LOC127950454 isoform X2, which encodes MVFVCVLEHQTVRWCLSVFCRRASDGQMVFVCVLEHQTVRWCLSVFCRRASDGQMVFVCFLELQTVRWCLSVFCRRASDGQMVFVCVLQTSIRRSDGVCLCSADERQTVRWCLSVFCRRASDGQMVFVCVLQTSIRRSDGVCLCSADERQTVRWCLSVFCRRASDGQMVFVCVLQTSIRRSDGVCLCSGASDGQMVFVFCRRASDGQMVFVCVLQTSIRCQMVFVCFLQTSIRRSDGVCLFSAEEHQTVRWCLSVFWSIRRSDGVCLCSADERQTVRWCLSVFCRRASDGQMVFVCVLQTSIRRSDGVCLFSADEHQTSDGVCFLQTSIRRSDGVCLFSGA
- the LOC127950454 gene encoding uncharacterized protein LOC127950454 isoform X1, with amino-acid sequence MVFVCVLEHQTVRWCLSVFCRRASDGQMVFVCVLEHQTVRWCLSVFCRRASDGQMVFVCVLEHQTVRWCLSVFCRRASDGQMVFVCFLELQTVRWCLSVFCRRASDGQMVFVCVLQTSIRRSDGVCLCSADERQTVRWCLSVFCRRASDGQMVFVCVLQTSIRRSDGVCLCSADERQTVRWCLSVFCRRASDGQMVFVCVLQTSIRRSDGVCLCSGASDGQMVFVFCRRASDGQMVFVCVLQTSIRCQMVFVCFLQTSIRRSDGVCLFSAEEHQTVRWCLSVFWSIRRSDGVCLCSADERQTVRWCLSVFCRRASDGQMVFVCVLQTSIRRSDGVCLFSADEHQTSDGVCFLQTSIRRSDGVCLFSGA